A genomic region of Miscanthus floridulus cultivar M001 chromosome 3, ASM1932011v1, whole genome shotgun sequence contains the following coding sequences:
- the LOC136547376 gene encoding uncharacterized protein: MGAEYPTYDDVSGARALLFLADSTPPPAPPSPPPALSDEFSCYSGSSFSYSGASARSCVSDLAQRGRPVDPLRVLSVVASLRRVDPKVLAEATSALFHTDAEKKRKGVWIEIDSGGDEDDQSERSSAVASEGSTVTAVASAGSTATSGRCHWAPRAGCAAGGTGKGPRRADVIMQWFSQPQAGPATENDIRAAVGDNSGTSKAIRWLLKQEGGLRRAGTGGALDPYVYMGFTSLGGSPWLAVLQPGPHCCR, encoded by the exons ATGGGCGCGGAGTATCCCACCTACGACGACGTCTCCGGGGCCCGCGCCCTCCTCTTCCTCGCCGACTCCACACCCCCGCCGGCCCCGCCTTCGCCTCCTCCCGCTCTCAG CGACGAGTTCTCCTGCTACTCGGGCTCCTCGTTCTCCTACTCCGGCGCGTCGGCGAGGTCGTGCGTCTCCGACTTGGCGCAGCGCGGCCGCCCCGTCGACCCCCTCCGCGTGCTCTCCGTCGTCGCCTCCCTCCGCCGCGTCGACCCTAAG GTGCTCGCCGAGGCCACAAGCGCGCTGTTCCATACCGACGCAGAGAAGAAGCGGAAGGGCGTGTGGATCGAGATCGACAGCGGCGGCGACGAGGATGACCAGAGCGAGAGGAGCAGCGCCGTGGCCAGCGAGGGGAGCACCGTCACGGCCGTCGCGTCCGCGGGCTCCACGGCCACGTCGGGGAGATGCCACTGGGCTCCGCGGGCGGGTTGTGCTGCTGGTGGGACTGGGAAGGGGCCGAGGAGGGCGGACGTGATCATGCAGTGGTTTTCACAGCCGCAAGCTGGGCCAGCCACCGAGAATGACATCCGCGCCGCCGTCGGCGACAATTCCGGCACGAGCAAGGCGATACGCTG GCTGCTGAAGCAGGAGGGCGGCTTGCGGCGTGCAGGCACTGGTGGTGCCCTGGATCCGTATGTTTATATG ggttttACCAGCCTAGGTGGAAGTCCCTGGCTCGCTGTGCTGCAGCCTGGTCCGCATTGCTGTCGCTGA
- the LOC136547377 gene encoding probable glycosyltransferase STELLO1, with the protein MPPHALPTTSTPASRRVVYVLLAALATAPFLLLLLYGGASPSALCPASYRAPRRLPYPSVLWSRVPPLPALPTSPHPDLRGSRWIVFTASPHAPRHRPLRAVPGWQLLAVADEATPADWSQPGAVLLTLADQARLGFRSVSFLPARGPARKAAAYLFAVQRGARVIYDADARNAVLGGNLTAHFDVDLDQRQGGAVLLQYSHADPNRTVVNPFVHFGQPSVWPRGLPLEKAGELDAEEFYTEIFSGGQFMQQGLCNGLPDVDSVFYFTRKSLEMEAFDFRFDADAPKVALPQGTMTPVNSVNTLFHSPAFWGLALPVSVSPMASDVIRGYWAQRILWEIGGYLVVYPPTVHRIDNVRAHPFDEEKDLHVNVGKLIKFLMEWRSSKRTLFERILDLSYAMTEEGFWGEKDLHFMTAWLQDLVAIGYRQPRLMSLEIDRPRATIGHGDKKEFAPKKLPSVHLGVEEIGEVSTEIGNLIKWRKHFGDIVLIVHCAELVDRTALEWRLLYGRIFRAVVILSEQSNSDLAVEFSNLAQAYKYLPKVFARFGGAQGFLFLQDHMIFNYWNLLNADKARLWITNQVKESWSDVPLHGNKIEWFVNQGDMIKKAVSNFPSHYEDNYRRNVGENNLIRCSSEIFYIPQRYIGGFSNLVKAIGSLDIHHSFAVPMLFLAMDSLSNFESKALTKLVYRADLPSNTTLSTIYTAEAHAVYPVKVQNEMDFVKLIRVMSSGDPFLMELV; encoded by the exons ATGCCACCGCACGCCTTGCCGACTACCTCCACACCCGCATCTAGGCGCGTCGTCTACGTCCTCCTCGCGGCGCTCGCCACGGCGCCgttcctgctgctcctcctctacgGCGGCGCCTCCCCGTCCGCGCTCTGCCCCGCCTCCTACCGCGCGCCCCGCCGCCTCCCGTACCCGTCCGTGCTCTGGTCCCGGGTGCCCCCGCTCCCCGCGCTCCCCACCTCGCCGCACCCGGACCTCCGCGGCTCTCGCTGGATCGTCTTCACCGCGTCGCCGCATGCCCCGCGGCACCGCCCGCTGCGAGCGGTCCCCGGGTGGCAGctcctcgccgtcgccgacgAGGCGACCCCCGCGGACTGGTCCCAACCAGGCGCCGTGCTGCTCACGCTCGCCGACCAGGCCCGCCTCGGATTCCGCTCCGTCTCTTTCCTTCCAGCCCGGGGCCCGGCGCGCAAGGCCGCGGCGTACCTCTTCGCCGTGCAGCGCGGGGCGCGGGTCATCTACGACGCCGACGCTCGCAACGCCGTCCTGGGTGGGAACCTCACCGCTCACTTCGATGTCGATCTGGACCAGCGCCAGGGAGGCGCCGTGCTGCTGCAGTACAGCCATGCCGATCCTAACCGGACGGTCGTGAACCCGTTCGTGCACTTTGGGCAGCCGTCGGTCTGGCCACGGGGGCTGCCGCTGGAGAAGGCAGGGGAACTGGATGCTGAGGAGTTCTACACCGAGATATTCAGTGGTGGCCAATTCATGCAACAAGGGTTGTGTAATGGCCTTCCGGATGTTGATTCAGTGTTCTACTTCACTCGGAAGTCATTGGAGATGGAGGCATTTGATTTCCGGTTTGACGCGGATGCACCCAAGGTTGCGCTGCCACAGGGCACGATGACGCCAGTCAACTCTGTTAACACATTGTTCCACTCGCCGGCGTTCTGGGGGCTTGCATTGCCGGTGTCAGTGAGTCCAATGGCATCGGATGTCATACGCGGATACTGGGCACAGAGGATACTATGGGAGATTGGAGGGTACCTAGTTGTCTACCCACCAACTGTGCACCGCATAGATAATGTGCGTGCTCACCCATTTGATGAAGAGAAGGATCTCCATGTCAATGTAGGGAAGCTGATAAAGTTCCTAATGGAGTGGCGATCCAGTAAGAGGACACTGTTCGAGCGGATTCTTGATCTAAGCTATGCGATGACAGAGGAGGGATTCTGGGGTGAAAAGGATTTGCATTTCATGACTGCTTGGCTCCAAGATCTTGTTGCTATCGGGTACCGGCAGCCACGGTTGATGTCATTGGAGATTGACCGGCCTAGGGCAACCATTGGACATGGGGACAAGAAGGAGTTTGCACCAAAGAAGCTGCCTTCAGTGCATCTTGGGGTTGAAGAGATTGGGGAAGTAAGCACTGAAATTGGCAATCTAATTAAATGGAGGAAGCATTTTGGTGATATCGTGCTCATAGTTCATTGCGCCGAACTTGTGGACCGAACTGCACTAGAGTGGAGGCTGCTTTACGGTCGGATATTTCGAGCAGTTGTTATTCTTTCAGAGCAAAGCAATTCTGATCTTGCTGTGGAATTCAGCAACTTGGCACAAGCCTACAA GTACTTGCCGAAGGTGTTTGCTCGGTTTGGAGGTGCTCAAGGATTTCTGTTCCTTCAAGATCATATGATCTTCAATTACTGGAACCTCTTGAATGCTGATAAGGCTAGGCTCTGGATAACCAACCAG GTGAAGGAATCTTGGTCGGATGTGCCTCTACATGGTAACAAAATTGAGTGGTTTGTGAACCAAGGGGACATGATTAAAAAGGCAGTCAGCAATTTTCCATCTCATTACGAAGATAATTACAGGAGAAATGTTGGTGAAAATAATCTAATTCGTTGCAGCAGTGAGATATTTTACATACCTCAGCGGTACATCGGTGGCTTTTCAAATCTTGTTAAAGCTATTGGAAGCTTAGACATTCATCACAGTTTTGCAGTCCCCATGTTATTCCTTGCAATGGATTCACTGAGCAACTTTGAATCCAAAGCTTTGACAAAACTTGTCTATAGGGCAGATCTGCCATCAAATACCACACTCTCAACAATTTATACTGCTGAAGCACATGCAGTGTACCCGGTGAAGGTTCAGAATGAGATGGACTTTGTAAAACTAATCAGGGTTATGTCTTCAGGAGATCCATTTCTTATGGAATTGGTCTGA